The Osmerus eperlanus chromosome 12, fOsmEpe2.1, whole genome shotgun sequence genome has a segment encoding these proteins:
- the LOC134031652 gene encoding C3a anaphylatoxin chemotactic receptor-like, with amino-acid sequence MATTISSQNITLNVTLTLGASEEARTNLSWLTIISLVIYYVTFVTGTIGNGLVIYVTGYRMTKTVNSVWFLNLAFTDFLFTAFRIISIIHTTHNFEWIFGPFMCKLNSMVNVHNMFTSIFILAAISVDRCLCTCVVVWAQNKRTTRKAEFTCVGIWLVSLVCSIPYILHRETIFHNGKTYCYSNLTLKGLKDLIVLRFVLGFLIPFVVIIGSYVAIGMRARRLHRNRLGQRSLRIIFAIILAFFICWLPFHVFQFLDYYCRVVKVHKTVVFGGVALSSSLAVFNSCLNPFLYVFMCEDFQRKLRQSVCLVFESTFAEDLVISSRCLTSQLSRISHKSDSTAPEANSERL; translated from the exons ATGGCGACAACGATAA GCTCACAGAACATCACCCTGAATgtcaccctaaccctaggggCATCTGAAGAGGCAAGAACAAACCTAAGCTGGCTGACGATAATATCTCTGGTGATCTACTATGTGACATTTGTGACCGGCACCATTGGTAATGGTCTGGTCATCTATGTGACAGGGTACAGGATGACCAAAACAGTCAACTCGGTGTGGTTCCTCAACTTGGCCTTTACTGACTTCCTCTTCACAGCCTTTCGAATCATTAGCATCATTCACACGACTCACAATTTTGAGTGGATCTTCGGGCCCTTTATGTGTAAGCTGAACAGCATGGTGAACGTGCACAACATGTTCACCAGCATCTTCATCCTGGCGGCCATCAGTGTAGACCGCTGCCTGTGCACATGTGTGGTAGTATGGGCCCAGAATAAACGCACGACACGCAAGGCTGAGTTCACATGTGTTGGGATCTGGCTGGTCTCTTTGGTTTGCAGCATCCCTTACATTCTCCACCGAGAAACCATATTTCATAACGGCAAAACATACTGCTATTCAAACCTTACTCTTAAAGGACTTAAGGACCTCATAGTGTTACGTTTTGTACTGGGATTCCTCATCCCTTTCGTAGTCATCATCGGGTCTTACGTCGCCATAGGAATGCGCGCCAGACGCCTCCATAGGAATAGACTAGGGCAAAGGTCTCTCCGCATCATCTTTGCAATCATCCTGGCTTTCTTCATATGCTGGCTGCCATTCCACGTGTTCCAGTTCCTAGACTATTATTGTCGCGTGGTAAAAGTCCACAAAACTGTCGTGTTTGGGGGTGTTGCACTGTCCAGTAGCCTGGCAGTTTTCAACAGCTGCCTGAACCCCTTTCTTTATGTCTTCATGTGTGAGGACTTCCAGAGGAAGCTTCGTCAGTCTGTGTGCCTGGTCTTTGAAAGTACTTTTGCAGAGGATCTGGTCATATCGTCTCGCTGCCTGACATCCCAGCTGTCCCGGATCTCACACAAGTCAGACTCTACTGCCCCCGAAGCCAACTCAGAGAGACTGTGA